Proteins co-encoded in one Candidatus Zixiibacteriota bacterium genomic window:
- the plsX gene encoding phosphate acyltransferase PlsX → MSVRIAVDTMGGDLGPREIISGVMQYLSNHASDDTEIVLVGRQHELASLLADLKPQSSRIMIKNATDVITMDSPPTDGIRKKESSLVISHGLLKRGEVAAVISTGNTGAVMASAIFNLGRLDGVSRPAIATLFPTASDKPCLVLDVGANSDCKVHNLIEFAHMGSIYYSYMYDNKSPRLALLSIGEERTKGNDVTIETHRQLTDNSLNFVGNIEGRDVLKGQADVVVCDGFVGNIILKFAESIKSFIFDKFKAQVSANVFSRAGAALMAPFLRRLKKTFDYAEYGGAPLLGINGVTIICHGASNARAVSNAIKMAREMVIRRVNEHIGKELAGMKKAVRLKGNGSE, encoded by the coding sequence ATGTCCGTTAGAATCGCTGTCGACACAATGGGAGGTGACCTCGGGCCCCGCGAGATCATCAGTGGAGTGATGCAGTATCTGTCGAATCACGCCTCTGACGACACAGAAATTGTCTTGGTAGGCCGCCAGCATGAACTCGCCTCTCTGCTAGCTGATCTGAAACCTCAGAGCAGTAGGATTATGATCAAAAACGCGACTGATGTCATTACTATGGATTCACCCCCAACGGATGGGATCAGGAAGAAGGAGTCTTCGCTGGTGATATCTCACGGATTGCTGAAGCGGGGTGAAGTCGCTGCAGTGATATCAACAGGCAACACCGGCGCCGTAATGGCATCGGCGATCTTCAATCTAGGGCGACTTGATGGCGTGTCGCGACCTGCGATTGCCACGCTATTTCCTACGGCATCAGACAAGCCATGTCTGGTTCTCGATGTCGGCGCTAATTCTGATTGCAAGGTACACAACCTAATAGAATTCGCGCATATGGGCTCTATCTACTACAGCTATATGTACGACAACAAGAGCCCCAGACTTGCGCTTCTCTCCATTGGAGAGGAGAGGACTAAGGGCAATGACGTGACGATTGAGACACACCGCCAACTGACGGACAATTCTCTGAATTTCGTGGGCAATATCGAGGGGAGAGATGTTCTGAAGGGTCAGGCTGATGTTGTTGTGTGTGATGGTTTCGTCGGCAATATAATTCTGAAATTCGCGGAATCTATCAAGTCGTTCATATTCGACAAGTTTAAGGCACAGGTTTCCGCGAATGTCTTTTCGAGAGCGGGTGCCGCGCTGATGGCGCCATTTCTCCGCAGGTTGAAGAAGACATTCGATTACGCCGAATATGGTGGCGCACCGTTGCTCGGAATCAACGGGGTGACCATTATCTGTCATGGGGCTTCAAATGCACGCGCAGTTTCCAATGCTATCAAGATGGCGAGGGAGATGGTCATTAGAAGGGTGAACGAACACATAGGTAAGGAACTGGCTGGTATGAAGAAGGCTGTGAGATTGAAGGGAAACGGTAGTGAATAG